In a genomic window of Planctomicrobium piriforme:
- the gcvT gene encoding glycine cleavage system aminomethyltransferase GcvT, whose protein sequence is MLQTALHDWHAAHHGRMVDFAGWHMPIQYSSIVDEHHAVRQRVGLFDIAHMGRLWFRGPEQIKLLDHVLTNHVAKMKPGQVRYSLVCREDGGILDDVLIYRFEEDCLLVVNGANREKIVSWISAHQSGFDAAFTDTTTDTFMFALQGPQAQGLLQPHADCDLATIRYYNARKAAVFGVPAVISRTGYTGEDGFEVIVDNSHAVDAWEKVMAAGSAAGIAPCGLGCRDTLRLEAAMPLYGHEMDETVDPFTANLSFGVKLDKPDFIGKTALTQLADKDDLPRRVGLQLDGKRIARQGAEVYFESQKVGIVTSGTFSPTLEISLAMASVAPQVSEPGGVLEIDIRGRREPARVVALPFYKRK, encoded by the coding sequence ATGCTGCAGACTGCTCTTCACGACTGGCACGCCGCCCACCACGGCCGCATGGTGGACTTCGCCGGCTGGCACATGCCGATTCAATATAGCTCGATCGTCGATGAACACCATGCCGTTCGTCAACGAGTCGGCTTGTTCGACATCGCCCACATGGGCCGCTTGTGGTTTCGCGGGCCAGAACAGATCAAGCTGCTCGATCACGTCCTCACCAACCACGTCGCGAAGATGAAGCCGGGTCAGGTGCGGTACTCGCTCGTCTGTCGCGAGGACGGCGGCATTCTCGATGACGTTCTCATCTATCGCTTCGAAGAAGACTGTCTGTTAGTGGTGAACGGCGCCAATCGCGAAAAGATCGTCAGTTGGATTTCGGCACATCAATCCGGCTTCGATGCCGCGTTCACTGACACCACGACTGATACCTTCATGTTCGCTCTGCAAGGCCCCCAGGCTCAGGGCCTGCTGCAGCCGCATGCCGACTGCGATCTGGCAACCATCCGCTATTACAACGCCCGTAAGGCCGCGGTGTTTGGCGTCCCGGCCGTCATCAGCCGCACCGGATACACAGGCGAAGACGGTTTCGAAGTGATTGTCGATAACAGTCACGCTGTTGATGCCTGGGAGAAAGTGATGGCCGCTGGCAGTGCTGCGGGGATCGCTCCCTGCGGCCTCGGCTGCCGCGACACGTTGCGACTCGAAGCCGCCATGCCGCTCTACGGGCATGAAATGGACGAAACAGTCGACCCGTTCACCGCGAACCTCTCTTTCGGCGTGAAACTCGACAAGCCGGACTTCATCGGCAAAACAGCCCTGACTCAGCTCGCCGACAAGGACGATTTGCCCCGTCGCGTCGGCCTGCAGCTCGATGGGAAACGCATTGCTCGCCAAGGCGCTGAGGTCTACTTTGAATCGCAAAAGGTCGGAATTGTCACCTCCGGCACCTTTTCTCCAACACTCGAGATCTCACTCGCCATGGCCAGCGTCGCTCCGCAGGTGAGCGAGCCAGGCGGAGTTCTCGAAATCGATATTCGCGGCCGGCGCGAACCTGCCAGAGTCGTGGCGCTTCCGTTCTACAAGCGGAAGTAG
- a CDS encoding serine hydrolase domain-containing protein, translating to MSVPLSHAAESSGFEPEELGLCPVRWRRVCQYAERLCDEGVLPAVSLQFQREGRTTRVESFGTQRLGNSVPVDDQTLFLIASLTKPIIAMAMLLLVERGQIALNQRVIEFLPMFRDAAKRSMTIRHLLSHTSGLPDMLPNNHELRKLKSPLSAFVEGTAKVALVYPVGRGTQYQSMGYALLGPIIEAATGVPYQQFIKQELFEPLGMTRSWLGLPESMRGEENIAEVRVPDEQDGGVDWNWNSTYWRELGAPWGGMLSTAADLSRFCAAMTGAGSAEKRSLTADNRSRTDSDSISSNDHSAPHPLPLSPEYRGEGSLKTVFARSPLLSEASIEEATTNRLEDFQGINEIDRRTRAWGLGWRMNWKDHRSSLCELLPATICGHWGATGTLFWIDRQRQTSLVLLSTQPTGEGVSPLSMLSNMAAAAIV from the coding sequence GTGAGCGTTCCGTTGTCGCATGCGGCCGAGTCGAGCGGTTTCGAACCTGAAGAACTGGGACTCTGCCCTGTGCGCTGGCGACGGGTGTGTCAGTATGCAGAGCGGCTGTGCGATGAGGGGGTTCTGCCGGCGGTCTCGTTGCAGTTCCAGCGGGAGGGGCGGACGACGCGCGTGGAGAGTTTTGGCACGCAGCGATTGGGAAATTCCGTGCCGGTTGACGATCAGACGCTGTTTTTGATCGCTTCGCTGACAAAGCCGATTATCGCCATGGCGATGCTGCTGCTGGTGGAACGGGGACAGATCGCGCTGAATCAAAGGGTCATCGAGTTTCTGCCGATGTTTCGCGACGCCGCGAAGCGTTCGATGACGATCCGGCACTTGCTGTCACACACGTCCGGGCTGCCTGACATGCTGCCGAACAATCACGAACTGCGGAAGTTGAAGTCTCCTCTATCGGCATTTGTGGAGGGGACGGCCAAGGTCGCTCTCGTCTATCCCGTCGGCCGCGGGACGCAGTACCAGAGCATGGGTTATGCGCTGCTGGGGCCGATCATCGAAGCAGCGACAGGCGTTCCCTATCAGCAGTTTATCAAGCAAGAACTGTTCGAGCCGCTGGGCATGACGCGGAGCTGGCTGGGGCTGCCTGAGTCGATGCGCGGTGAAGAGAATATCGCCGAAGTGAGGGTGCCGGACGAGCAAGATGGAGGCGTGGACTGGAACTGGAACAGTACGTATTGGCGCGAACTCGGGGCGCCGTGGGGGGGCATGCTGTCGACGGCCGCGGATCTCAGCCGTTTCTGTGCGGCAATGACGGGGGCTGGCTCTGCTGAGAAACGGTCTTTAACAGCGGACAATCGGAGCAGAACTGACTCTGACAGCATTTCGTCGAACGACCATTCGGCCCCTCACCCCCTGCCCCTCTCCCCGGAGTACCGGGGCGAGGGGAGCTTGAAGACAGTCTTTGCGAGATCGCCGCTTTTGTCTGAGGCGAGTATTGAAGAGGCGACGACGAACCGGTTGGAAGACTTCCAGGGGATCAATGAAATCGATCGGCGCACACGGGCGTGGGGGCTAGGGTGGCGGATGAACTGGAAAGATCATCGCAGCAGCCTGTGCGAGTTGCTCCCTGCCACGATCTGCGGACACTGGGGAGCGACGGGAACGTTGTTCTGGATCGACCGTCAACGACAAACCAGCCTGGTGTTGCTATCGACGCAGCCGACGGGCGAGGGAGTTTCGCCCTTGTCGATGCTGTCGAATATGGCGGCGGCGGCGATTGTTTGA
- a CDS encoding YHYH protein: MALSLKTVMRSGIWAFGLGLLALAVARGVADDALPAPDHGFNSNVKVRITPTHLIVQSDGIPNHPTAEYPNPGNPNRIIKQNYQFKIPRQPQMAAQPTPTPFGPIGVALNGIPFYNQYNREGRDAVQLEVFDSCCGHPDPRGRYHYHKYPVCVKSPFKDAAGEHSPLIGYAFDGYPIYGPRDKEGVPPTDLDECNGHSDPERGYHYHVTATFPYIMGAYRGVVDKDNFDGPPGGGRRGPPGSRPPGGPPRMNPPRQPNF; the protein is encoded by the coding sequence ATGGCACTCTCCCTCAAGACAGTGATGCGATCCGGCATCTGGGCCTTCGGTCTCGGATTGCTCGCGCTGGCGGTCGCCAGAGGAGTCGCGGATGACGCGCTCCCAGCACCGGATCACGGCTTCAACTCGAACGTGAAAGTCCGCATCACCCCGACGCACCTCATCGTCCAGAGCGACGGAATTCCGAATCATCCGACCGCCGAGTACCCCAACCCCGGCAATCCCAATCGGATCATCAAGCAGAATTACCAGTTCAAAATTCCGCGCCAGCCGCAGATGGCGGCACAGCCGACTCCCACTCCATTTGGACCCATCGGCGTCGCGCTGAACGGGATTCCGTTTTACAACCAGTACAACCGAGAAGGACGTGACGCCGTTCAACTGGAAGTCTTCGACTCCTGTTGCGGGCATCCTGACCCGCGGGGCCGTTATCACTACCACAAATATCCCGTCTGCGTGAAATCCCCTTTCAAGGATGCGGCAGGCGAACACTCTCCGTTAATCGGCTACGCCTTCGACGGGTATCCCATTTACGGCCCTCGCGACAAAGAGGGAGTTCCTCCCACCGATCTGGACGAGTGCAATGGCCACAGCGATCCCGAACGCGGCTACCACTACCATGTGACGGCGACCTTCCCATACATCATGGGGGCTTATCGAGGCGTCGTGGATAAAGACAACTTCGACGGCCCGCCCGGCGGCGGCCGACGCGGCCCTCCAGGAAGTCGTCCACCTGGCGGCCCCCCGCGCATGAATCCACCCCGACAGCCAAACTTCTAG
- a CDS encoding S1C family serine protease: protein MQNSQPVRGLTFLSGGEAADKAQASKPHVDDTHLLDAYSQAVVNVVEAVSPAVISVTGRGEERAQGSGSGFLLTPDGYAVTNSHVVGGRRRLLAETSDGDRVDAEVIGNDPATDIALLRLASRDLPYAELGNSSGLRVGQLVIAMGSPLGLQSTVSTGVVSALGRSMRGQDGRLIENVVQHAAPINPGNSGGPLLDSRGRVVGVNTAIIAFAQGIGFAVPSNTAEWVVREFLSHGRVRRRQLGLSATLRRIPSGQMRALDLFSDQAVEVVEVLSGGVASAIGIRSGDLLIAINDRLVSSVDDIHRLLTLFPLNVPLELTLVRDEERVEVTIPAAG from the coding sequence ATGCAGAATTCTCAACCAGTTCGAGGACTGACTTTTTTGAGCGGCGGCGAGGCGGCTGACAAGGCGCAGGCGTCGAAACCGCATGTGGACGATACGCACCTGCTGGACGCGTATTCGCAGGCAGTCGTGAATGTCGTGGAAGCTGTCTCGCCGGCGGTCATCAGTGTGACCGGACGCGGTGAAGAACGGGCTCAGGGGTCCGGGTCCGGTTTTCTGCTGACGCCGGACGGCTATGCCGTGACGAACAGTCATGTGGTGGGCGGACGACGACGCCTGCTGGCGGAAACGAGCGATGGGGACCGAGTTGACGCCGAGGTCATTGGCAACGACCCGGCCACGGATATTGCACTGCTGCGGCTGGCCTCGCGCGATCTGCCGTATGCGGAACTTGGCAACTCAAGCGGATTGCGCGTCGGACAACTGGTGATTGCGATGGGAAGCCCGTTGGGACTGCAATCGACGGTGTCGACGGGGGTTGTCAGTGCGCTGGGACGCAGCATGCGCGGCCAGGATGGGCGGTTGATCGAGAACGTGGTGCAGCATGCCGCGCCGATCAATCCGGGTAACTCAGGCGGACCTTTGCTCGATTCGCGAGGGCGAGTCGTGGGAGTGAATACCGCGATCATCGCCTTCGCACAGGGGATCGGTTTCGCCGTTCCGAGTAATACCGCCGAATGGGTGGTCCGTGAGTTCCTCAGTCATGGACGAGTCCGTCGCCGTCAACTGGGACTGTCGGCCACTCTGCGACGCATTCCGTCAGGGCAGATGCGGGCGCTCGACCTGTTTTCCGATCAGGCGGTCGAGGTGGTGGAAGTGTTGTCAGGCGGGGTGGCTTCTGCCATTGGCATCCGGTCTGGCGACTTGTTGATCGCAATCAACGATCGGCTGGTGTCGAGCGTCGACGACATTCACCGCCTGCTGACGCTCTTCCCGCTCAACGTGCCGCTGGAGCTGACGCTGGTGCGGGACGAGGAACGCGTTGAGGTGACGATCCCGGCGGCGGGATGA
- the epsC gene encoding serine O-acetyltransferase EpsC, with the protein MATDFRLKEQLSALTDRIVDSYQDIGSINHLGHCPLPSTSAVVEIINDLKEILYPGYRRRQNLHLGNVTYYVGDLVDGLHDKLTQQISRALRYDYDQKHGEDCDQRRLIDFEARGQQEAIRFLDSLPDMRRILATDAQAAYDGDPAASGLHEIIFCYPGLEAVTVHRIAHQLYRQRIPLIPRMMSEYSHSLTGIDIHPGATIGPSFFIDHGTGVVIGETCEIGTGVKVYQGVTLGALSFAKDGEGNLVRGTKRHPTIRDRVVIYANATILGGGTIVGEQSVVGASVWLTKSVPPNTMVTIETPSLRLREAS; encoded by the coding sequence ATGGCAACAGATTTTCGGCTCAAAGAACAACTGTCGGCACTCACGGACCGCATTGTCGACAGCTATCAGGACATCGGCAGCATCAATCATCTGGGGCACTGCCCGCTTCCCAGCACCTCTGCTGTCGTCGAGATCATCAACGATCTCAAGGAGATCCTGTACCCCGGCTACCGCCGTCGGCAAAACCTCCACCTCGGCAACGTCACGTACTACGTCGGCGACCTGGTCGATGGCCTGCACGACAAGCTGACCCAGCAGATCAGCCGCGCCCTCCGTTACGACTACGACCAGAAGCACGGCGAAGACTGCGACCAGCGGCGCTTGATCGACTTTGAAGCCCGGGGCCAGCAGGAAGCGATCCGCTTTCTCGATTCATTGCCCGACATGCGCCGCATTCTCGCCACCGACGCTCAGGCGGCCTACGACGGCGACCCTGCCGCCAGTGGCCTGCATGAGATTATCTTCTGCTACCCCGGCCTCGAAGCGGTGACCGTTCATCGCATCGCGCACCAGTTGTACCGTCAGCGGATTCCTCTCATCCCCCGGATGATGTCGGAATACTCGCACAGCCTGACCGGCATCGACATTCACCCCGGCGCCACCATCGGCCCGTCCTTCTTCATCGATCACGGCACAGGCGTGGTGATTGGCGAAACGTGCGAGATCGGCACCGGCGTGAAGGTCTATCAAGGGGTCACGCTGGGCGCCCTCAGCTTCGCGAAAGACGGCGAAGGCAATCTCGTACGGGGAACCAAACGCCACCCGACGATTCGCGACCGCGTCGTCATCTACGCCAACGCCACGATCCTTGGCGGCGGAACCATTGTCGGCGAACAGTCCGTCGTCGGCGCCAGCGTCTGGCTCACGAAAAGCGTTCCGCCGAACACGATGGTGACCATCGAAACCCCGTCCCTTCGCCTCCGCGAAGCCTCTTGA
- a CDS encoding FmdB family zinc ribbon protein, which translates to MPTYIYEVVHADGSGGETFEIVQTMTEAPLQTHPESDLPVRRVIQAPFIGGSWSEAAMGKSVKDDKRLDRLGFTKYVKSGDGIYEKRAGKGPDIISRDAPIGGDALSHLD; encoded by the coding sequence ATGCCGACTTACATCTACGAAGTGGTCCACGCTGACGGTTCCGGCGGGGAGACGTTCGAAATCGTGCAGACGATGACGGAAGCGCCGCTGCAGACGCACCCTGAGTCGGACCTGCCGGTGCGACGGGTGATTCAGGCTCCGTTTATTGGCGGGTCGTGGTCGGAAGCGGCGATGGGAAAGAGCGTCAAAGACGACAAGCGTCTGGACCGGCTCGGTTTCACCAAATATGTGAAGTCAGGCGACGGGATTTACGAAAAGCGGGCAGGCAAAGGCCCGGACATCATTTCCCGCGACGCCCCCATCGGCGGCGACGCTCTCAGTCATCTTGACTGA
- a CDS encoding DUF1559 domain-containing protein: MPHVSVPARRKGFTLIELLVVIAIIAILIALLLPAVQQAREAARRSQCKNNLKQIGLALHNYHDVYNMFPKGRCTIVSATAPGWSGRSVWTAILPYIDQANIYNQWDWNNNYDDGTINSATNGPRFKKIAGFKCPTDRAYGGTQPGSNYAGCTGSRTNMWGAGATGLGIGVISAVIETNMRDVLDGTSNVVMVSEVLTGDASQTSLSDSDIVRAATPPTFVNTETPTPAEIESAGQTCENGTNLATATAEGANSNNGIDWSSPYPTQSLFSNAAPPNWRYRSCMFGSGYGLCADRDGLVAARSRHVGGVQATMADGSVRFVSQNVDLTTWQRAGARQDGNILGEF; the protein is encoded by the coding sequence ATGCCACACGTGTCAGTACCTGCCCGTCGAAAGGGCTTTACGCTCATCGAGTTACTGGTGGTGATCGCGATTATCGCGATCTTGATTGCGTTGTTGTTGCCGGCTGTGCAGCAGGCCCGAGAAGCGGCCCGTCGCTCCCAGTGCAAGAACAATCTGAAGCAGATTGGTCTGGCACTGCACAACTATCACGACGTGTACAACATGTTTCCCAAAGGACGCTGTACGATCGTCTCCGCCACCGCTCCCGGCTGGTCTGGTCGGTCCGTCTGGACTGCAATCCTGCCGTATATTGATCAGGCCAACATCTACAACCAGTGGGACTGGAACAACAACTACGACGACGGAACGATCAACTCGGCGACAAATGGTCCGCGTTTTAAAAAGATTGCAGGCTTCAAGTGTCCGACTGATCGGGCCTATGGGGGAACGCAACCGGGGAGCAACTACGCAGGCTGTACGGGTTCCCGGACGAACATGTGGGGTGCCGGCGCGACCGGGCTCGGCATCGGTGTGATCAGTGCAGTTATCGAAACCAACATGCGAGACGTTCTGGACGGTACCTCAAATGTCGTGATGGTTTCGGAAGTGTTGACTGGCGACGCCTCACAGACCTCCCTGAGCGATTCTGACATTGTGCGGGCGGCGACTCCGCCAACGTTCGTCAACACGGAAACTCCGACGCCGGCTGAAATTGAATCGGCTGGACAGACCTGTGAAAACGGGACGAATCTCGCGACGGCAACCGCCGAAGGAGCGAACAGCAATAACGGGATCGACTGGTCCTCGCCTTACCCGACACAGTCGCTGTTTTCGAATGCCGCTCCGCCCAACTGGCGATATCGCAGTTGCATGTTTGGCAGCGGGTATGGCTTGTGTGCTGACCGCGACGGTCTCGTCGCAGCACGTTCCCGCCATGTGGGCGGAGTTCAGGCCACCATGGCTGACGGTTCTGTGCGATTCGTGAGCCAGAACGTCGACCTGACCACCTGGCAGCGTGCCGGGGCCCGTCAGGACGGCAACATTCTCGGCGAGTTCTAA
- the mprF gene encoding bifunctional lysylphosphatidylglycerol flippase/synthetase MprF: MSKSDIRISGHVVAGLKALIAIAICAGAIFLIHREVRTFRWHDVRASLAAIPHTAILASALLTALNYAILTGYDLIAVRALGHPLPFARVALASFTGFVAANNFGALFGGTPVRARLYSAWGFSAGETAHLIILVGSTFWLGLFALSGAVFLLTPFPIPAALNLPFHSVRPLGAVLALLAVTAVVISYVRRQPVRIAGYEFTLPAPGTLGLQFLVATADFLVAASCLYVLLPSSITMSFPQFLGVFLLATVAVVLTNVPGGVGVFEAVIITFSGSATQHDVLASLLVFRVIYYLCPLAVAMVLLMVHEVRPHLTMLQRVSATVSDALGSLVPRFLALGTMIIGAILLFSGATPPISGRLELVEMMLPLSAVEASHFLASLAGGGLLLLGRGLMRRLDGAWWGAVLLLGAASLFSLAKGLDYEEAFGSTLLLLMLVASRKEFYRHGSILHPSWTSSWIAAVTIVVVCSVWLAMFAHQHVEYSHELWWKFAFDADAPRALRAEVAVMVMLLAFAGFKLFSAAYGEHEHTATPEELELAAKIISASPRTAANLALLGDKALLFNEEKTAFLMYGVQSRSWTVMGDPVGPVEDWSELMWEFREHCDKYDAWPVFYQVAPESIPKYVDQGFVLLKLGEEARVDVTKFTMDGKHRQSLRTTCNKLRKDGCEFSVISAEQVREVLPRLRVISDKWLEDKQGSEKGFSLGFYDEAYLARFPCAIVRFQGEIVAFANLWLGAGKEEYSIDLMRHLDTPKRMMDFLFVELIAWGKQEGYRWFNMGMAPLSGIESHELSPAWNKMAALLFKHGDRFYSFEGLREYKNKFDPVWTPRYLAAPGGLALPRILADVTRLIARTRD; this comes from the coding sequence TTGTCCAAGTCTGATATCCGAATCTCGGGCCATGTCGTGGCGGGCCTGAAAGCCCTGATTGCGATCGCCATCTGCGCGGGGGCGATCTTCCTGATCCACCGCGAGGTACGGACCTTTCGCTGGCACGACGTGCGGGCGAGCCTGGCCGCGATTCCGCATACCGCCATTCTGGCGAGCGCCCTGCTGACGGCACTGAATTACGCCATTCTCACCGGCTACGACCTGATTGCCGTGCGGGCGCTGGGTCACCCGTTGCCGTTTGCCCGGGTGGCGCTGGCGTCATTCACCGGCTTTGTGGCGGCGAACAACTTTGGCGCCCTGTTTGGGGGCACGCCGGTCCGTGCCCGACTGTATTCGGCGTGGGGGTTTTCGGCGGGAGAGACGGCGCATCTGATCATTCTGGTCGGCAGCACGTTCTGGCTGGGGTTGTTTGCGCTGAGTGGCGCCGTGTTCCTGCTGACGCCGTTTCCCATTCCAGCTGCGCTGAACCTGCCGTTTCATTCGGTGCGGCCGCTGGGAGCGGTGCTGGCGTTGCTGGCGGTGACGGCCGTTGTGATCTCGTATGTGCGGCGGCAGCCAGTGCGGATTGCAGGCTATGAGTTCACGCTGCCGGCGCCGGGGACGCTCGGTCTGCAGTTTCTGGTGGCGACGGCCGATTTCCTGGTGGCGGCAAGCTGCCTGTATGTGCTGCTGCCCTCTTCCATCACGATGTCGTTTCCGCAGTTTCTGGGGGTGTTTCTGCTGGCGACGGTGGCGGTGGTGCTGACCAATGTGCCAGGGGGAGTGGGCGTCTTTGAAGCGGTGATTATCACCTTTTCCGGGTCAGCGACGCAGCATGACGTGCTGGCTTCGCTGCTGGTGTTTCGGGTGATTTATTACTTGTGCCCATTAGCAGTGGCGATGGTTTTGCTGATGGTGCATGAGGTGCGGCCGCACCTGACGATGTTGCAGCGGGTTTCGGCGACGGTCAGCGATGCGCTGGGGAGTCTGGTGCCGCGGTTTCTGGCGCTGGGGACGATGATTATCGGAGCGATTCTGTTGTTCTCGGGAGCGACGCCGCCGATCTCGGGGCGGCTGGAACTGGTGGAAATGATGCTGCCGCTGTCGGCGGTGGAAGCATCACACTTTCTGGCGAGTCTGGCAGGGGGCGGACTACTGCTGCTGGGACGCGGACTGATGCGACGGCTCGACGGCGCCTGGTGGGGAGCCGTGCTGTTATTGGGGGCGGCGAGTCTGTTCTCGCTGGCGAAAGGACTCGACTACGAGGAAGCCTTTGGTTCGACCTTGCTGCTGCTGATGCTGGTGGCATCAAGAAAAGAGTTCTATCGGCACGGCTCGATTCTGCATCCGAGCTGGACCTCAAGCTGGATTGCGGCGGTCACGATTGTGGTCGTGTGTTCGGTCTGGCTGGCGATGTTTGCGCATCAGCACGTCGAGTACTCGCACGAGCTGTGGTGGAAGTTTGCGTTCGATGCCGATGCGCCGCGTGCGCTGCGGGCGGAAGTGGCGGTGATGGTGATGCTGCTGGCGTTTGCCGGCTTCAAACTGTTCAGCGCGGCCTATGGCGAACACGAACATACCGCGACGCCTGAGGAGCTGGAGCTCGCCGCGAAGATCATCAGCGCCTCTCCGCGAACAGCGGCCAACCTGGCGCTGCTGGGCGACAAGGCGCTGCTGTTCAACGAGGAGAAAACCGCGTTTCTGATGTACGGCGTGCAGTCGCGGTCATGGACGGTGATGGGGGATCCGGTTGGACCGGTCGAAGACTGGTCAGAGCTGATGTGGGAGTTCCGCGAGCATTGCGACAAGTACGACGCCTGGCCGGTGTTCTATCAGGTCGCGCCGGAAAGCATTCCCAAATACGTCGATCAGGGATTCGTGTTGCTGAAGCTGGGCGAGGAAGCCAGGGTGGACGTCACGAAATTCACCATGGACGGCAAGCATCGACAGAGCCTGCGTACGACCTGCAATAAACTGCGGAAAGACGGCTGTGAGTTTTCGGTGATCTCCGCCGAACAGGTTCGCGAGGTTCTGCCGCGACTACGGGTGATTTCCGACAAATGGCTCGAGGACAAGCAGGGCTCTGAGAAGGGCTTCTCGCTGGGTTTTTATGATGAGGCGTATCTCGCCCGATTCCCGTGTGCGATTGTCCGGTTTCAAGGAGAGATCGTCGCTTTTGCGAATCTCTGGCTGGGGGCCGGAAAAGAAGAATACTCCATCGACCTGATGCGGCACCTGGATACGCCCAAGCGGATGATGGACTTTCTGTTCGTCGAACTCATCGCGTGGGGGAAGCAGGAGGGCTACAGGTGGTTCAACATGGGGATGGCCCCGCTCTCGGGTATCGAATCGCACGAGTTGTCGCCGGCGTGGAACAAGATGGCCGCCCTGCTCTTCAAACACGGCGACCGGTTCTACAGCTTCGAAGGCTTGCGGGAGTACAAGAACAAGTTCGACCCAGTCTGGACCCCGCGCTACCTGGCAGCACCGGGCGGACTCGCGCTGCCGCGCATTCTGGCGGACGTGACACGGTTGATTGCCCGCACGCGGGATTGA
- the leuC gene encoding 3-isopropylmalate dehydratase large subunit: MSDKRNLFEKVWDLHTVGTLPSGQTQLFIGLHLIHEVTSPQAFEMLRDRGLKVLAPERTMATVDHIVPTDVQLRPFKDELAEEMMSAIEKNCKEFGVTLLDIGGGKQGIVHAVGPEQGLTQPGLTIACGDSHTSTHGAFGTIAFGIGTSQVAYVLSTQTLAMNKPKVKRIVVNGELAPGVYAKDVILYIIRQLGVNGGVGYAYEYAGDVFDAMSMEERMTVCNMSIEGGARCGYCNPDMKTVEYLRGRPFTPKGAEFEKAAEWWLSLASPLDAHFDDEVVFDAGDIEPTVTWGINPGQSVGICEAIPAVEDFPAEEQAGVKEALLFMDLQAGQSMRGVKIDVAFIGSCTNGRISDLREAAEFVRGKHVAKGVKALVVPGSQLIAKQAESEGLDRIFSEAGFEWRSAGCSMCLAMNPDKLKGREICASSSNRNFKGRQGSPTGRTLLMSPVMVAAAAIEGHVTDAREMHAALV, encoded by the coding sequence ATGAGCGACAAGCGGAATCTGTTCGAAAAAGTCTGGGATCTCCACACAGTAGGCACGCTGCCCTCCGGGCAGACGCAGCTCTTCATCGGCCTGCACCTGATTCACGAAGTCACCAGCCCCCAGGCGTTCGAAATGCTCCGCGATCGCGGACTGAAAGTCCTTGCGCCCGAACGGACCATGGCCACCGTCGACCACATCGTCCCGACCGACGTACAACTCCGCCCTTTTAAGGACGAACTCGCCGAAGAGATGATGTCGGCGATCGAGAAGAATTGCAAAGAATTCGGCGTGACGCTGCTCGACATTGGCGGCGGCAAACAGGGCATCGTCCACGCCGTCGGACCGGAACAGGGTCTCACACAGCCCGGCCTCACCATTGCCTGCGGCGACAGCCACACCTCCACACATGGAGCCTTCGGCACCATCGCCTTCGGCATCGGTACCTCGCAGGTGGCCTATGTCCTCTCCACCCAGACCCTGGCGATGAACAAGCCCAAGGTGAAGCGGATCGTCGTGAACGGCGAACTCGCACCCGGCGTCTATGCCAAAGACGTTATCCTCTACATCATCCGCCAGCTCGGCGTGAACGGCGGCGTCGGATACGCCTACGAATACGCCGGCGACGTCTTCGACGCCATGTCGATGGAAGAACGGATGACCGTCTGCAATATGAGCATCGAAGGGGGAGCCCGTTGCGGGTACTGCAACCCCGACATGAAAACCGTCGAGTACCTGCGGGGACGCCCCTTCACTCCCAAGGGGGCCGAGTTCGAAAAGGCGGCCGAATGGTGGCTGTCGCTTGCCAGTCCGCTCGACGCCCATTTCGATGACGAAGTGGTCTTCGACGCAGGGGATATCGAACCGACCGTCACCTGGGGAATCAACCCCGGCCAGTCCGTGGGCATCTGCGAAGCGATTCCTGCCGTGGAAGATTTTCCGGCCGAAGAACAGGCCGGCGTGAAGGAAGCCTTACTGTTCATGGACCTGCAGGCAGGCCAGTCAATGCGGGGCGTGAAAATCGACGTCGCCTTTATCGGTTCCTGCACCAACGGCCGAATCTCGGACCTTCGCGAAGCCGCCGAATTCGTCCGCGGCAAGCATGTCGCCAAAGGGGTCAAGGCCCTCGTCGTCCCAGGCTCGCAACTGATCGCGAAACAGGCCGAGTCCGAAGGACTCGACCGCATCTTCAGCGAAGCCGGTTTCGAATGGCGCAGCGCCGGCTGCTCGATGTGCCTGGCGATGAATCCCGACAAACTCAAAGGCCGCGAGATCTGTGCTTCGTCCTCGAACCGCAACTTCAAGGGCCGACAAGGGAGCCCGACCGGCCGCACGCTGCTGATGAGCCCCGTCATGGTCGCCGCCGCCGCCATCGAAGGCCACGTCACCGACGCCAGAGAAATGCACGCTGCATTGGTGTAG